CCTGGAAATGGCCTGTTCTTCAGTTGATCTATATGTCAGCAGTTGCTTATATTTTTGCGTTAATCGCCTATCAATTATTAAGCTAATACATGACTGACCATCCTGGAAATTACTATGAATCTCGCCTTGAAGAATTAAGACAAAAGTCCGTAGGGCTTGAACAGAATGAGACTCGTCTGTCCTGGATTAGAGTACTCATTTTTTGTGCTTTTATAGTAGCTGCAGTGTATTTTGCCAATGTCAGGGAAATACAATTGATGATTTTAAGTGTTCTGTTGTTTGTACCTGTTTTTGGTTGGATCATTCAAAAACACAATAAGTTCAAGTTTGCCTTAGCCCAGCATCAGTTTTTAGTTGCTATCAATGAAAACGAGCTCAAGAGGGTTTCAGGTAAATTTTCAGACCTAGACGACGGTATAGAATACCTCGACACCCACCATTCCTATGCTCCGGATTTGGATTTATTTGGCTCTAATTCCCTTTACCAACTTTTAGTTAGAAGTAAACTGTCTGGTACTCGGGAAATCATCAAAAATTGGTTGCTTGCTAAATCTTCAAAACCTGAAATAGAAGAACGACAACAGGCTGTTCAAGAACTATCAGAGGATACCTCCTGGAGACAGAATTTAACTGCCTATGGCTATCATGGGGATCAGCGAAATGCTCAATACACGAATGTCGTTGTTTCATTGGTTCAGTGGATCGACGAAAATCTGCGACTCATAGACAATTCCTTTTGGCGTATCATGCGATATTTGATGCCGACAATTTCAGTTAGTATATTATTCGGCATCAATATACTAGGTTGGCCCTACCAGTGGATTTATTTGCCAATACTAATAAACCTCGGGCTGCTGTCCGTCATTTTCAAGCCTCTTATGGAAGTGACTAATGAGTTTGGCAACATCTCCTCGTTTCTAAAAGGCTACGAAAAAGTAATCACTGAAATTGAGCAAAAGAATTTTCAATCTCCACTATTGCAGAAGCTGCATAAGCAGCTAAGAACAGATGAAGACAGTGCATCAAACGCAATCAAATCTCTTCGCAGAATTTTAATGTTTTTATTGAGTCGAGCGAATGTTTTATACCTACCGTTCAACGTTCTATTTTTATTAGATGTCAATTGGTTGTCTATGGCGATCAGTTGGAAAAAGAAAAATATAAGTCAGGTAGAAAAATGGTTTGATGCGGTTCATCAGATTGATGCGTTGAGCGATATCAGTTCCTACTCATTTTCTAATCCTCACTTTTGCTATCCGAAAATATCTACGGAAAACCATTTACTCATTGTAAAAGAAATGGGTCACCCACTCATAAAACCTGAGCAACGAATATGCAATGATTTCAGTCTCTCGGGAATTGGCAAGTTAGGGCTTGTTACCGGATCCAACATGTCTGGGAAAAGCACTTTTCTTCGTACGATTGGAGTTAACCTAGTATTGGCTCAAATGGGAGCGCCTGTGTGTGCCAAAAAATTCGAATGTTCGTTGGTGCAAGTCTTTACAAGTATGCGAACACAAGACAATCTAGAAGAAAACGTTAGTTCATTTTACGCCGAACTGCAACGATTAAAAAATCTATTGGACCTGTTGAAAAAAGACGAGCCTATATTCTATATGCTTGACGAAATACTGAAGGGCACCAATTCGGAAGACCGACACAAAGGGGCACTTTCATTGATTGATCAATTGATTAACGAAAACTGTCGTGGACTCATCTCAACGCATGACATTCAGCTGTCTTCTCTGGCTCAAGAACATGCCAATATTCAAAACATGAGTTTCAACAGTACCATCATCAATGATGAAATCAAATTCGACTACAAACTGTCGTTTGAGCCTTGCAATAGTTTCAACGCAAGCAAGTTGATGGAAAAGATGGGTATCATCAAAAAATAAGAATCGCTTCAAGGATTGAACAGCCCTGTTTAGTTTTGCGCCACACAAGCAAAAAGATAGATGAGTTTCGATCCGAATGTAAAAATTGGTGTTCTCGGTGGTGGTCAGCTGGGAAGAATGATGATTCAATCAGCCATTGACATTAATCTGGAAATTAAATCAATGGATCCCGATCCCAATGCACCATGTAAATCTATTGCTTCAGAATTTGTGAATGGCGACATTCGTGATTTCGATCAAGTAATGGCCTTTGGAGATTCTTGCGACATTATTACAGTGGAAATCGAGAATGTAAATATTGAAGCGCTCGAAGCACTAGAAAAAAAAGGCAAGCAAGTTTACCCTCAACCGCATGCATTAAAGACCATCAAAGATAAAGGCCTTCAAAAGCAGTTTTATCTAGACCATGGCATAGCTACATCGAAATTCGTTTTAACCAATTCATTTGAAGACATCCATCAAAACAAGCATTTGCTTCCTGGCGTGCATAAACTAAGAACGGAAGGTTATGACGGGCGAGGCGTACAGGTGATCAAAACAGAAGCCGATATTCCTAAAGGATTTGACAAGCCTTCCTTAATTGAAAAATTTGTGGATTATGACCGGGAAATTTCTGTAATCGTTGCACGTAATGCAAAAGGTGAAATGACTACCTACCCCGTAGTAGAATTGGAATATCATCCGGAAGCCAATCTAGTAGAATTTCTTTTTGCCCCTTCGAGTTTGTCAGAAGACATTAAAATCAAAGCGCGAGAAATGGCCAAGAAGGTTATTTCCTCTCTAGACATGGTGGGCCTATTAGCAGTGGAGATGTTCGCCACCAAAGATGGCGAGGTCATCGTGAACGAATGCGCACCACGAACACACAATAGTGGTCATCAAACCATTGAGGGTAATGTTACTTCGCAATTCGAGCAGCACATTAGAGCAATTTTAAATCTCCCACTGGGAGACACCTCTATTATAGGTGCCTCCGTAATGATAAATTTGCTAGGTGAGGAAGGATATACTGGGGTTGCTCAATATGAGGGTTTAGAAGAAGCCTTGGAGATTGAAGGGCTTCATGTACATTTGTACGGTAAAAAACTGACAAAACCTTTCAGAAAAATGGGACATGTAACTCTGGTTGGTGACAGTTTAGAAAGTTTAAAGACTATAGCACGATCAGTGAAACAATCAATCAAAATCAAAGCATAAATGACACCATCAGTAGGAATTATCATGGGTAGCAAAAGCGACCTGAATATTATGAATCAGGCAGCCGAAGTTTTGCAACAATTAGGTGTAGACTATGAGCTGACTATTGTTTCTGCTCATCGAACCCCACATCGAATGGTTGAATATGCGGAAAACGCCAGGTCAAGGGGCCTCAAAGTAATTATTGCAGGTGCAGGCGGAGCTGCCCATTTACCTGGCATGGTCGCTTCTATAACTACATTGCCTGTGATAGGAGTGCCTGTAAAGTCTAGCAACTCTATAGATGGTTGGGATTCTGTGCTTTCGATTCTTCAAATGCCTGGCGGTGTTCCTGTAGCTACTGTAGCCCTTGATGGTGCTAAAAATGCCGGTATTTTAGCTGCACAAATAATTGGCAGTCATGATGAGGTGGTTGCCGACAAATTAGCACAATACAAAGTTGAGATGCGCGAAAAAGTAGAAGATTCTATCCGTAGCTTATAAAATCTCTTCATATTTTTGAGAAAGAAACAATAAAGCTGATCTTAACCGTTTAGTTTTTAGTATTTCTAAAATTAGAAATATTAGTATATTGCCATTCAGCGTGGCAAAAAGTGTAGAATAAATAAAATTTGTGCAACTTATCAGATCTGTCTTGACAAAATATACACGGTATTTTAACACCATTTTTTATGGGTTGATTGCCATACTGTTTTCCATGTGCAATGCAGGGGAATTAGATTTCGATGACATTGAAGTTCCGACCTATACGCCATTGGTAGTTGCCCCCATCGGTCAAACTTCCTATACTATAGAGAATCTTATCGAAAAATTGAAAGACTCCACTTTAATCATAACGGAAGATAATTCTAATTTGATTTTTGTTTCTTATAGAGATACTACTCTATTTGATGATTATTTGTCCATTATTGAATTAGAAGATGTAACTAACTCTGACGCCATTGATGCTGGACTTGACCCAATACCAGGGTCACCCGGCCCCCAAGACGTTGTCATTCCAACCCAAGATTTGTCTTTTGAATATACATCACCTAACAACGAAGAATTGGATTCGGTAAAATACACAGCAGGCACAATAACCCTAGATATTCAGAATGGCTATGCTTCAGTATTAGAATATGAGCTAACTCTAAACGACATTGTAAATTTGGACACTGGAGATCCAATGGTAATATCAGGCACGCTACCAGCTAGTGGCAGTGATAATGTAAGTCAGCAGCTGACCAATCACAAAACGCTCATTGAGCAAATCTCAAATACCAATATCTTCACAGGCGATTTTGATGGGGTTTTAAAAGTCAAAACCGGTGATTTCATAAATGGAACAGAAATCATCAATTACACATTGACAATCACAAACGCCGAGTTCAGTGAAATATACGGGTGGTTTGGAGATAAGACGATTGATCTTGCTGATCAAAGCATAAATATTGACTTTTTTGAAGGCATTTCTGAAAATGGATTAGTCTTCAATAATCCTCAGCTTAATTTTTATATTAACAATGCATTCGGTGTTCCAATGGGATTGAACTTTGAAAATATATCCACTTCAAATGCAGATGGATCATCGGTTAGTTTATCAGGAACGATCACAGACTCTCCACAATTCGTACGTGCACCAAGTACCAGTCAGGTAGGTTCTATAGCAACTTCTGTTATCAACATAGATGAAAGTAATTCTAACATGAGGGACTTACTCGCTATATCACCAAACCAATTTAATATTTCTCTTTCTGGTGAAGCCAACTATACGAATGAAGATGGAAGTGACCGAAATTTTGTGACGGCTACAA
The sequence above is drawn from the Reichenbachiella sp. genome and encodes:
- a CDS encoding MutS-related protein; the encoded protein is MTDHPGNYYESRLEELRQKSVGLEQNETRLSWIRVLIFCAFIVAAVYFANVREIQLMILSVLLFVPVFGWIIQKHNKFKFALAQHQFLVAINENELKRVSGKFSDLDDGIEYLDTHHSYAPDLDLFGSNSLYQLLVRSKLSGTREIIKNWLLAKSSKPEIEERQQAVQELSEDTSWRQNLTAYGYHGDQRNAQYTNVVVSLVQWIDENLRLIDNSFWRIMRYLMPTISVSILFGINILGWPYQWIYLPILINLGLLSVIFKPLMEVTNEFGNISSFLKGYEKVITEIEQKNFQSPLLQKLHKQLRTDEDSASNAIKSLRRILMFLLSRANVLYLPFNVLFLLDVNWLSMAISWKKKNISQVEKWFDAVHQIDALSDISSYSFSNPHFCYPKISTENHLLIVKEMGHPLIKPEQRICNDFSLSGIGKLGLVTGSNMSGKSTFLRTIGVNLVLAQMGAPVCAKKFECSLVQVFTSMRTQDNLEENVSSFYAELQRLKNLLDLLKKDEPIFYMLDEILKGTNSEDRHKGALSLIDQLINENCRGLISTHDIQLSSLAQEHANIQNMSFNSTIINDEIKFDYKLSFEPCNSFNASKLMEKMGIIKK
- a CDS encoding 5-(carboxyamino)imidazole ribonucleotide synthase; this translates as MSFDPNVKIGVLGGGQLGRMMIQSAIDINLEIKSMDPDPNAPCKSIASEFVNGDIRDFDQVMAFGDSCDIITVEIENVNIEALEALEKKGKQVYPQPHALKTIKDKGLQKQFYLDHGIATSKFVLTNSFEDIHQNKHLLPGVHKLRTEGYDGRGVQVIKTEADIPKGFDKPSLIEKFVDYDREISVIVARNAKGEMTTYPVVELEYHPEANLVEFLFAPSSLSEDIKIKAREMAKKVISSLDMVGLLAVEMFATKDGEVIVNECAPRTHNSGHQTIEGNVTSQFEQHIRAILNLPLGDTSIIGASVMINLLGEEGYTGVAQYEGLEEALEIEGLHVHLYGKKLTKPFRKMGHVTLVGDSLESLKTIARSVKQSIKIKA
- the purE gene encoding 5-(carboxyamino)imidazole ribonucleotide mutase encodes the protein MTPSVGIIMGSKSDLNIMNQAAEVLQQLGVDYELTIVSAHRTPHRMVEYAENARSRGLKVIIAGAGGAAHLPGMVASITTLPVIGVPVKSSNSIDGWDSVLSILQMPGGVPVATVALDGAKNAGILAAQIIGSHDEVVADKLAQYKVEMREKVEDSIRSL